One window from the genome of Variovorax sp. PAMC26660 encodes:
- a CDS encoding LysR substrate-binding domain-containing protein, with translation MSTIRFLRTFVAAARGGSFAAAADQVALTQAAVGQQMRALEAEMKKTLFDKTGRTMVLSPAGHLLLPRAEELLAQYESMRRDLQDQRQIAGSIKLGSLISAMGLLSSTLAVLKSLHPNLEVELRVREQSQLMQDVVSGELDAAVVVERQWPEVPGLLWTPCYDETLTVIANSGIASPDTSIASLFATHPFIRFDRRTPTGARIDRILRRLQLVPKEFLELNSLLAIAELVRKNVGFTMAPLLKNFDWESDPALCVLQLPGRPIARRLGMLENGRRSHITGVVREEMLAHLRRMKPGG, from the coding sequence GTGAGCACCATCCGCTTTCTTCGCACCTTCGTGGCCGCTGCCCGTGGGGGCTCCTTCGCCGCCGCGGCCGACCAGGTGGCCCTGACGCAGGCGGCGGTCGGCCAGCAGATGCGCGCGCTCGAAGCGGAAATGAAGAAGACGCTGTTCGACAAGACCGGCCGCACCATGGTGCTGAGTCCCGCCGGGCATCTGCTGCTGCCGCGCGCGGAAGAGCTGCTGGCGCAGTACGAATCGATGCGGCGCGACCTGCAGGACCAGCGGCAGATCGCCGGCAGCATCAAGCTCGGCTCGCTGATCTCGGCCATGGGTTTGCTGTCGAGCACGCTGGCGGTGCTCAAGTCGCTGCATCCGAACCTCGAGGTTGAGCTGCGCGTGCGTGAGCAATCGCAGTTGATGCAGGACGTGGTGAGCGGCGAACTCGATGCGGCCGTGGTGGTCGAGCGGCAATGGCCCGAGGTGCCGGGCCTGCTGTGGACGCCTTGCTACGACGAGACGCTCACCGTCATCGCCAATTCGGGCATCGCTTCGCCCGACACGAGCATTGCGAGCCTGTTCGCCACCCATCCCTTCATCCGCTTCGACCGGCGCACGCCGACGGGAGCACGCATCGACCGCATCCTGCGGCGGCTGCAGCTCGTTCCCAAGGAATTCCTGGAACTCAATTCGCTGCTTGCCATTGCGGAACTGGTGCGCAAGAACGTCGGCTTCACCATGGCGCCGCTGCTGAAGAATTTCGATTGGGAGAGTGACCCCGCGCTGTGCGTGCTGCAACTGCCGGGCCGGCCCATCGCGCGCCGGCTGGGCATGCTGGAGAACGGGCGGCGAAGCCACATCACGGGCGTGGTTCGCGAGGAAATGCTGGCGCACCTGCGCCGCATGAAGCCGGGCGGCTGA
- the bioD gene encoding dethiobiotin synthase, protein MTRRHWFVTGTDTSIGKTLVSSAMLHLLASSGLRAVGMKPVAAGVEMIDGIWQNEDVVQLQAAGNVNAPLSLRCPYGLRAPMSPHLAAREEGVRIELPVLQSAFEALAQRADAVVVEGVGGFCVPFGDDLDSADLATALGLPVILVVGLRLGCLSHALLSAEAIRARGLTLAGWVASAVDPSMLAPEANLQTLRARLGAPLLGVVPHLASPDAAAAARHIDLRALRATAAHAARRSAAQPYEEEASAALA, encoded by the coding sequence ATGACGCGCCGCCACTGGTTCGTCACCGGCACCGACACCAGCATCGGAAAAACGCTGGTCAGCAGCGCGATGCTGCATCTGCTGGCGTCGTCGGGTCTGCGTGCAGTCGGCATGAAGCCTGTCGCGGCCGGCGTCGAAATGATCGATGGCATCTGGCAGAACGAAGACGTGGTGCAACTGCAAGCGGCCGGCAACGTCAATGCGCCGCTGTCGTTGCGTTGCCCCTACGGGCTGCGCGCACCGATGTCGCCGCACCTCGCCGCGCGGGAAGAGGGCGTGCGGATCGAACTGCCGGTATTGCAGTCGGCCTTCGAGGCACTGGCGCAACGCGCCGATGCGGTCGTGGTCGAAGGCGTCGGTGGCTTCTGCGTGCCCTTCGGCGACGACCTAGACAGCGCCGACCTCGCCACCGCACTGGGCCTGCCCGTGATCCTCGTGGTCGGGCTGCGGCTGGGTTGCCTCAGCCATGCGTTGCTCAGCGCGGAAGCGATCCGCGCGCGCGGCCTCACGCTGGCAGGCTGGGTCGCGAGCGCGGTCGATCCATCGATGCTGGCGCCCGAGGCCAATCTGCAGACCCTGCGCGCACGCCTCGGTGCGCCGCTGCTGGGCGTGGTGCCGCACCTCGCATCGCCCGATGCAGCGGCTGCGGCCCGCCACATCGACCTGCGTGCGCTGCGCGCGACGGCGGCCCACGCCGCGCGCCGATCCGCAGCGCAGCCGTACGAGGAAGAAGCCTCAGCCGCGCTGGCCTGA
- a CDS encoding plasmid stabilization protein, with product MPRGDKSSYTDKQKRQAEHIEDGYEHRGVGKGEAERRAWATVNAETGGGKKSGSGRGKAENHAPARKGGRLGGAAAAHRTAAERSASAKKAAATRKRNAEKRA from the coding sequence ATGCCAAGAGGCGACAAGTCGTCCTACACGGACAAGCAGAAGCGGCAGGCCGAGCACATCGAGGACGGCTACGAGCACCGTGGCGTCGGCAAGGGCGAGGCCGAACGCCGCGCCTGGGCCACGGTGAACGCGGAGACCGGTGGCGGCAAGAAGAGCGGCTCCGGGCGCGGCAAGGCCGAGAACCATGCACCGGCACGCAAGGGTGGTCGTCTCGGTGGCGCTGCTGCTGCGCACCGCACCGCCGCCGAGCGGTCGGCTTCCGCGAAGAAGGCCGCCGCCACACGCAAGCGCAATGCTGAAAAGCGCGCCTGA
- the bioA gene encoding adenosylmethionine--8-amino-7-oxononanoate transaminase: MPPSTAFPLICTPAGNAGWQQRSRRHVWHPCTQSIRLDVAPPLPIARGEGVWLFDHEGGRYMDATSSWWVNLFGHAHPAINAALKNQLDTFAHVMLAGCTHAPAVELAERLSALTGHALGHCFYASDGASAVEIALKMSFHAWRNAGRSGKQRFVALKQGYHGETLGALHVTDVPVFRDAYAPLLANAHLVASPDARNARPGEDATAVARRAAAELEALLAQQHDTIAAVIVEPLVQCATGMAMHDPAYLRLVRALCDRYDMHLIADEIAVGCGRTGTFFASEQAGIWPDFLCLSKGISGGYLPLALVMTRDAIYDSFVDDDVARSFLHSHSYTGNALACRAALATLDLFEREDALRRNRERADRLLQRLRAGLAGQPVDHLRQRGMITAFDVREPGARFAERFHLAARANGLLMRPIGATVYLMPPYVIGDSEIDRLVDGTLATLADVSAADHAEGGRDVALA; this comes from the coding sequence GTGCCTCCATCGACTGCTTTTCCCCTCATCTGCACGCCAGCCGGCAATGCCGGTTGGCAGCAACGCAGCCGGCGTCACGTGTGGCACCCGTGCACCCAGAGCATCCGCCTCGACGTGGCGCCGCCATTGCCCATCGCGCGCGGCGAGGGCGTCTGGCTCTTCGACCATGAGGGCGGCCGCTACATGGACGCCACCAGTTCGTGGTGGGTCAACCTTTTCGGCCACGCGCATCCGGCCATCAACGCGGCGCTGAAGAATCAGCTCGACACCTTCGCGCACGTGATGCTCGCGGGTTGCACGCATGCGCCGGCAGTGGAGCTGGCCGAGCGCCTGTCTGCGCTGACGGGGCACGCGCTGGGCCATTGCTTCTATGCATCCGACGGCGCCTCGGCCGTGGAGATCGCGCTGAAGATGAGCTTCCATGCCTGGCGCAACGCCGGCCGCAGCGGCAAGCAGCGCTTCGTGGCGCTGAAGCAGGGCTACCACGGCGAGACGCTGGGGGCCTTGCATGTGACTGACGTGCCGGTGTTCCGCGACGCCTATGCGCCGCTGCTCGCCAACGCCCATCTGGTCGCGTCGCCCGACGCGCGCAACGCGCGGCCCGGCGAAGACGCCACCGCCGTCGCTCGCCGCGCCGCCGCTGAACTCGAAGCCCTGCTGGCTCAACAGCACGACACCATCGCCGCTGTGATCGTCGAGCCGCTGGTGCAGTGCGCCACCGGCATGGCGATGCATGACCCCGCGTACCTGCGGCTGGTGCGCGCCCTGTGCGACCGCTACGACATGCACCTCATCGCTGACGAGATAGCAGTCGGCTGCGGGCGCACCGGCACTTTCTTCGCGAGCGAACAGGCCGGCATCTGGCCCGACTTCCTGTGCCTGTCCAAAGGCATCAGCGGCGGCTACCTGCCGCTGGCGCTGGTGATGACGCGCGACGCCATCTACGACAGCTTCGTGGACGACGACGTGGCGCGCAGCTTCCTGCATTCGCATTCGTACACCGGCAATGCGCTGGCCTGCCGGGCTGCGCTTGCCACGCTGGACCTGTTCGAGCGCGAGGACGCATTGCGCCGCAACCGCGAGCGCGCCGACCGGCTGCTGCAGCGGCTGCGCGCAGGGCTGGCCGGCCAGCCGGTCGATCACCTGCGGCAGCGCGGAATGATCACGGCCTTCGACGTGCGCGAGCCCGGAGCGCGCTTCGCCGAGCGTTTTCACCTTGCGGCGCGTGCGAACGGGCTGCTGATGCGGCCCATCGGCGCCACCGTCTACCTGATGCCGCCCTACGTGATCGGCGACAGCGAGATCGACCGGCTGGTCGATGGCACGCTCGCCACGCTGGCGGATGTTTCTGCTGCTGACCACGCAGAAGGAGGCCGCGATGTCGCGCTTGCTTGA
- a CDS encoding ABC transporter permease, with product MFRFAAARIAMAIPTLLIVAVSVFVLIRLIPGDPAQLLLGDLATPASLAELRARLGLDRSVMAQFGIWFGHVLQGDLGTSINSGQEVLPLVAERFLISGRIVLVAVALAAMVAVPAGMIAAWKQNRAPDLLLVGSATLLVSIPTFWLGLLLLLLFGLKLGWLPVVGYVGITEDWKNGLLYLVLPILTLFLHEIGVLMRMARASTLEVLRLDYITHARAKGLSERAVLMRHAFKNAFGPTWTLIGLVLGNLLGGIAVVETVFTIPGLGRLLVDAIFARDYPVIQGCLLFVAVIYVVVNLVIDLCYPLFDPRVAVE from the coding sequence ATGTTCCGTTTCGCAGCCGCCCGCATCGCGATGGCGATTCCCACACTGCTCATCGTGGCGGTGTCGGTGTTCGTGCTGATACGGCTGATTCCCGGCGACCCGGCGCAGTTGCTGCTGGGCGACCTTGCCACGCCCGCGAGCCTTGCGGAACTGCGCGCCCGCCTCGGTCTCGACCGCTCGGTGATGGCGCAGTTCGGCATCTGGTTCGGCCATGTGCTGCAGGGCGACCTGGGCACGTCGATCAACAGCGGCCAGGAAGTGCTGCCGCTGGTGGCAGAGCGCTTCCTGATCAGCGGGCGCATCGTGCTGGTGGCCGTGGCGCTGGCCGCGATGGTTGCGGTGCCCGCCGGCATGATCGCTGCGTGGAAGCAGAACCGTGCGCCCGACCTGCTGCTGGTCGGCTCGGCCACCCTGCTGGTGTCGATCCCGACCTTCTGGCTCGGCCTGCTGTTGCTGCTGCTGTTCGGCCTCAAGCTGGGCTGGTTGCCGGTGGTGGGCTACGTGGGCATCACCGAAGACTGGAAGAACGGCCTGCTGTATCTGGTGCTGCCGATCCTCACGCTCTTCCTGCACGAGATCGGCGTGCTCATGCGCATGGCGCGCGCCAGCACGCTCGAGGTGCTGCGGCTGGACTACATCACGCATGCGCGCGCCAAGGGCCTGTCGGAGCGCGCGGTGCTGATGCGCCATGCCTTCAAGAACGCCTTCGGCCCGACCTGGACCCTGATCGGCCTGGTGCTGGGCAACCTGCTCGGCGGCATCGCGGTGGTGGAGACGGTATTCACCATTCCAGGCCTGGGCCGCCTGCTGGTCGACGCGATCTTTGCGCGCGACTACCCGGTGATCCAGGGCTGCCTGCTGTTCGTGGCCGTGATCTATGTGGTGGTCAACCTCGTGATCGATCTTTGCTACCCCCTCTTCGACCCCCGCGTCGCCGTCGAATGA
- a CDS encoding hydrolase: MTATTETSTALADRRARAIYDLGPSTIYASRSDPRFSYCTYVPEHIGQPGTRPIQLVVVVHGTGRAFVNYREAFSGFAKWNDCIVLCPLFPAGVRGDGNRDGFKHLIEADIRYDQILLDMVAEVGEKFDCDFSRFALFGYSGGGQFVNRFAMLHPEHLWAASIGAPGSVTLIDPQQGWWVGTQDFDARFGKPMNLDALRRVPVHMIAGKADIETWEITHREGGKFFMPGANDAGRTRPERLDTLRRSFEAAGVKVAFELLDNVPHNGLACVGHVQDFFAKALHELRATPSPA; the protein is encoded by the coding sequence ATGACCGCCACCACCGAAACCTCCACCGCCCTGGCCGACCGACGCGCCCGCGCCATCTACGACCTGGGCCCCAGCACCATCTACGCCTCGCGCAGCGACCCGCGCTTTTCGTACTGCACCTACGTGCCGGAGCACATCGGCCAGCCCGGCACGCGGCCGATTCAACTGGTGGTGGTGGTGCACGGCACCGGCCGCGCCTTCGTCAACTACCGCGAGGCCTTCAGCGGCTTTGCCAAGTGGAACGACTGCATCGTGCTGTGCCCGCTGTTCCCGGCGGGCGTGCGCGGCGACGGCAACCGCGACGGCTTCAAGCACCTCATCGAGGCGGACATCCGCTACGACCAGATCCTGCTGGACATGGTGGCCGAGGTGGGCGAGAAATTCGACTGCGACTTCAGCCGCTTCGCGCTCTTCGGCTATTCGGGCGGCGGGCAGTTCGTCAACCGCTTTGCGATGCTGCACCCCGAACACCTGTGGGCCGCGTCCATCGGCGCGCCGGGCTCCGTCACGCTCATCGACCCGCAGCAGGGCTGGTGGGTCGGCACGCAAGACTTCGACGCGCGCTTCGGCAAGCCGATGAACCTCGATGCCCTGCGCCGCGTGCCGGTGCACATGATTGCCGGCAAGGCCGACATCGAGACCTGGGAGATCACGCACCGCGAAGGCGGCAAGTTCTTCATGCCGGGCGCGAACGACGCCGGCCGCACGCGGCCCGAACGCCTCGACACCTTGCGCCGCTCCTTCGAGGCGGCTGGCGTGAAGGTTGCGTTCGAGCTGCTCGACAACGTGCCGCACAACGGATTGGCCTGCGTGGGGCATGTGCAAGACTTCTTCGCGAAGGCCCTGCACGAGTTGCGTGCCACGCCCTCGCCGGCCTGA
- the bioF gene encoding 8-amino-7-oxononanoate synthase — MSRLLERLQEEIAALDTQSLRRRRQIAETACAPEQSLTLAGATAPRTMLGFSSNDYLGLAAHSALAAAWAEGAARYGTGSGGSHLILGHSRAHAQLEERLADWMAPFIPEAQSLFFCTGYMANLAVLSALGGAQAVIFSEALNHASLIDGARLAKARVERYPHCDIDALDAMLGACDAPVKLIVSDAVFSMDGHLAPVVQLLALAERHDAWLVLDDAHGFGVLGDTGRGVVQALGLHSERLVLIGTLGKAAGVSGAFVAAHRTVIDYLVQRARPYIFTTAAPPAVAHALLASLTLIEGEEGMARRASLQTRIAQLREGVNTVLPADGSAWLPESPTAIQPLIVGDNARAMRTMAQLDARGLRVGAIRPPTVPAGTARLRIALSASHSEADVERLVDALGAALAQPCQEAA; from the coding sequence ATGTCGCGCTTGCTTGAACGCCTGCAGGAAGAGATCGCCGCACTCGACACACAGTCGCTGCGCCGCCGCCGCCAGATCGCCGAGACGGCCTGCGCGCCCGAACAGTCACTCACGCTGGCCGGCGCCACAGCGCCGCGCACCATGCTGGGCTTCAGCAGCAACGACTACCTCGGGCTGGCCGCGCATTCCGCATTGGCGGCCGCCTGGGCTGAAGGCGCGGCGCGCTATGGCACGGGCAGCGGCGGTTCGCACCTGATCCTGGGCCACTCGCGCGCGCATGCGCAGCTCGAAGAGCGGCTGGCCGACTGGATGGCGCCCTTCATTCCCGAGGCGCAGAGCCTGTTCTTCTGCACCGGCTACATGGCCAACCTCGCGGTGCTGTCGGCGCTCGGCGGCGCGCAGGCGGTGATCTTCTCGGAGGCGCTCAACCATGCTTCGCTGATCGACGGAGCCCGGCTGGCGAAGGCACGCGTCGAGCGCTACCCGCATTGCGACATCGACGCGCTCGACGCCATGCTGGGCGCCTGCGATGCACCGGTCAAGCTGATCGTGAGCGACGCGGTGTTCAGCATGGACGGCCACCTCGCGCCCGTGGTGCAGTTGCTCGCACTGGCCGAGCGGCACGACGCCTGGCTGGTGCTGGACGACGCGCACGGCTTCGGCGTGCTGGGCGACACGGGCCGTGGCGTCGTGCAGGCCCTGGGCCTGCATTCAGAGCGGCTTGTGCTCATCGGCACGCTGGGCAAGGCGGCGGGTGTGTCGGGCGCTTTCGTGGCGGCGCACCGCACTGTCATCGACTACCTCGTGCAGCGCGCTCGCCCCTACATCTTCACCACGGCCGCGCCGCCGGCGGTGGCGCATGCACTGCTCGCCAGCCTGACGCTGATCGAGGGCGAGGAGGGCATGGCTCGCCGTGCCTCGCTACAGACCCGCATCGCCCAGTTGCGCGAAGGGGTGAACACAGTCCTGCCCGCAGACGGCAGCGCATGGCTGCCCGAATCGCCCACCGCGATCCAGCCGCTGATCGTCGGCGACAACGCGCGTGCGATGCGGACGATGGCGCAGCTCGATGCGCGCGGCTTGCGTGTCGGTGCGATCCGTCCGCCGACGGTGCCGGCCGGCACGGCGCGGCTGCGCATCGCGCTGTCGGCCAGCCACAGCGAAGCCGATGTCGAACGGTTGGTCGATGCGTTGGGCGCGGCCCTTGCACAGCCTTGTCAGGAGGCGGCATGA
- a CDS encoding ABC transporter permease: MKRKKRIPLNALVGIVIVGLIAAAALISLVWTPHDPLRINFGSRLKLPGGPYLLGTDEFGRDELSRLMAGAATSVWIAVLTVGFSIVVGSIVGVLTGFLRGWTDRIVMAFNNALLAFPGLLLALGLLAVVGANQYGIILALGLAYTPSVTRIVRGTVLSLREKEFIESSRVLGNSELYTMVRHVLPNCTAPLTVLATSMFGWVILAESALSFLGLGVPPPAPTWGNMLASARPFMAQASYLSILPGLCIALTLLGINLLGDAVRDWLDPRMKGVQ, translated from the coding sequence ATGAAGCGCAAGAAGCGCATTCCCCTCAACGCGCTGGTCGGCATCGTCATCGTCGGCCTGATCGCCGCGGCTGCGCTCATCAGCCTCGTGTGGACGCCGCACGATCCGCTGCGCATCAACTTCGGCTCGCGCCTGAAGCTGCCGGGTGGCCCCTACCTGCTGGGCACCGACGAGTTCGGCCGCGACGAGCTGTCGCGCCTCATGGCCGGTGCCGCCACCAGCGTGTGGATTGCCGTGCTGACCGTCGGCTTCTCCATCGTGGTGGGCAGCATCGTCGGCGTGCTGACGGGCTTTCTGCGCGGCTGGACCGACCGCATCGTGATGGCCTTCAACAACGCGCTGCTGGCCTTTCCGGGCCTGCTGCTGGCGCTGGGCCTGCTCGCGGTGGTGGGGGCCAACCAGTACGGCATCATCCTGGCGCTCGGGCTGGCCTACACGCCATCGGTGACGCGCATCGTGCGCGGCACGGTGCTGTCGCTGCGCGAGAAGGAGTTCATCGAATCGTCGCGCGTGCTCGGCAACTCCGAGCTGTACACGATGGTGCGCCACGTGCTGCCCAACTGCACCGCGCCGCTCACGGTGCTGGCCACCTCGATGTTCGGCTGGGTCATATTGGCCGAGAGCGCGCTGTCGTTCCTGGGCCTGGGCGTGCCGCCACCGGCACCCACCTGGGGCAACATGCTCGCGTCGGCCCGCCCGTTCATGGCGCAGGCCAGCTACCTTTCGATTCTTCCCGGCCTGTGCATCGCATTGACGCTGCTGGGCATCAACCTGCTGGGCGACGCGGTGCGCGACTGGCTCGACCCGCGCATGAAGGGCGTGCAATGA
- a CDS encoding NmrA family NAD(P)-binding protein, with amino-acid sequence MHIILGATGHVGAALAQTLLAQNQPVTVVTRDARKTQALQNKGARVAQVDVFDTLALNRVIQGGTRLFVLNPPAAPSTDTVAEERKSLRAIVAALEGCALEKIVGESTYGAQPGSAVGDLGVLYEMEQALGAGPVPFSALRAAYYMSNWDTSLKTAREEGKVYSMYPRDFKLPMVAPHDLGEFAAKLMLGSPAPSGPHYVEGPQRYSAADVAAAFSAALQRPVAVVETPPAQWEQAFKSLGFSDAAAKSYVAMTRITLEEKYELPDKPERGVISLNEYINALVNKSSA; translated from the coding sequence ATGCACATCATTCTTGGCGCGACGGGCCACGTCGGCGCGGCACTTGCGCAAACCCTGCTGGCCCAGAACCAGCCGGTCACCGTGGTCACGCGCGATGCCCGCAAGACCCAGGCATTGCAGAACAAGGGCGCGCGCGTCGCCCAGGTCGACGTGTTCGACACGCTCGCCCTGAACCGCGTGATCCAGGGCGGCACGCGGCTCTTCGTGCTCAACCCGCCGGCCGCGCCGTCGACCGACACCGTGGCCGAGGAGCGCAAGAGCCTGCGCGCCATCGTCGCCGCGCTCGAGGGCTGCGCGCTGGAAAAGATCGTTGGCGAGTCCACCTACGGCGCGCAACCCGGTAGCGCCGTGGGCGACCTGGGCGTGCTGTACGAGATGGAGCAGGCACTCGGTGCCGGCCCCGTGCCGTTCAGCGCTCTGCGCGCGGCCTACTACATGAGCAACTGGGACACCTCGCTGAAGACCGCGCGCGAAGAGGGCAAGGTCTACAGCATGTACCCGCGCGACTTCAAGCTGCCGATGGTCGCGCCGCACGACCTGGGCGAGTTCGCGGCGAAGCTCATGCTCGGATCGCCCGCGCCGTCGGGGCCGCACTATGTCGAAGGGCCGCAGCGCTATTCGGCGGCCGATGTCGCGGCGGCTTTCTCGGCCGCGCTGCAGCGCCCGGTGGCGGTGGTGGAAACGCCGCCCGCGCAGTGGGAGCAGGCATTCAAGTCGCTGGGTTTCTCGGACGCGGCTGCGAAGTCCTATGTCGCCATGACCCGCATCACGCTCGAAGAGAAGTACGAGCTGCCCGACAAGCCCGAGCGTGGTGTCATCTCGCTGAACGAATACATCAACGCATTGGTGAACAAGAGCAGCGCCTGA
- a CDS encoding C45 family autoproteolytic acyltransferase/hydolase, whose product MTTPQYFPLVDVSGTPHARGVQHGRAVPERVAGGVALYRAQLGRRGLDEATIRQLAQSMLPIIEAYDAGYLEEMRGIAEGAGVSLEDVVMINCRTEMLFGYADLKGKADPAPDAAPSEDGDCTGLLVLPARSATGRLMHAHNWDWRQECVDTGIVLRIRSASAPDMLTFTEAGALARHGFNTHGVSLTGNSLTCDEDFCKGPGVPLVLLRRRILEAANLATAMKSVWASKRYCANNMILAQASGNDGSGISLETSPGEIFWTLPENDLLVHANHWMSPSAVMKLRDPGLPQRPDSIYRQHRVENALGRIEGRIDWTHVKAALADEFGKPDGVLRTPKPADFSSISATVATTLMDAANRVMWVARKPYEARNFQEYTL is encoded by the coding sequence ATGACCACTCCCCAATACTTTCCCCTTGTCGATGTTTCCGGCACGCCGCACGCGCGCGGCGTGCAGCACGGCCGTGCCGTGCCAGAGCGCGTGGCGGGCGGCGTCGCGCTCTACCGTGCCCAGCTCGGCCGGCGCGGGCTCGACGAGGCGACGATCCGCCAGCTCGCGCAGTCGATGCTGCCGATCATCGAGGCCTACGACGCCGGCTACCTCGAAGAGATGCGCGGCATTGCCGAGGGCGCGGGCGTGTCGCTCGAAGACGTGGTGATGATCAATTGCCGCACCGAAATGCTGTTCGGCTATGCCGACCTCAAGGGCAAGGCCGATCCCGCACCCGACGCAGCCCCGTCCGAAGACGGCGACTGCACCGGCCTGCTCGTGCTGCCCGCGCGCTCGGCCACCGGCCGGCTCATGCATGCCCACAACTGGGACTGGCGCCAGGAATGCGTGGACACCGGCATCGTGCTGCGCATCCGCAGCGCAAGCGCCCCCGACATGCTCACCTTCACCGAAGCCGGCGCGCTCGCGCGCCATGGCTTCAACACGCACGGCGTGTCGCTCACCGGCAATTCGCTGACCTGCGACGAAGACTTTTGCAAGGGCCCCGGCGTGCCGCTGGTGCTGCTGCGCCGTCGCATCCTGGAGGCTGCCAACCTCGCCACCGCGATGAAGTCGGTGTGGGCCTCGAAGCGCTACTGCGCCAACAACATGATCCTGGCGCAGGCCAGCGGCAACGACGGTTCTGGCATCAGCCTCGAAACCTCGCCAGGCGAGATCTTCTGGACCCTGCCCGAAAACGACCTGCTGGTGCATGCCAACCACTGGATGTCCCCGTCCGCCGTGATGAAGCTGCGCGACCCCGGCCTGCCACAGCGGCCCGACAGCATCTACCGCCAGCACCGTGTGGAAAACGCGCTCGGCCGCATCGAGGGCCGCATCGACTGGACCCATGTGAAGGCTGCGCTGGCCGACGAATTCGGCAAGCCCGACGGCGTGTTGCGCACGCCCAAGCCCGCGGACTTCAGCAGCATCTCGGCCACCGTGGCCACCACGCTCATGGATGCGGCCAACCGCGTGATGTGGGTGGCGCGCAAGCCTTACGAGGCGCGCAACTTCCAGGAATACACGCTGTAG